GTGTAGCGCCGCAAACCCGAAAGCCTCCCTCCCGCCTTTCATACAACAGCGCTCCCCTGCTGCGAATATCCTCGAGCAGAGCCTCGTTGACGATCATTGAGTGGATCGCGACGTCGAAAGAGTAGGGGAGCGGGAGGTCGTCGAGTTCTCGTACAATGCTGTAGAGGACGAGACCGGTCAGGTCGTCGCCTCCCTGGAGCGACAGGTCGATATCCGAGCCGGTTCTGCGGTTGCCCCTGGCTCGCGATCCGTAGAGTATGACGCGCTCGACTTCCGGATGGCGGGCGAAGACGGCGGCAAGGGCGCATGCCTCTTCAATCTGGGAGAGCGCGCGAAGAAGGCTGTCGAACCGCTGTATCCACCGGATGTCGCTTGACCGTTTTTTATGTAAGGGAAGAGTTTCCCCCCGCGTGCGCGAGGACACGCTCTCGTGCCGAGCCCTTCTTAGTTCGCTGATCGCATGGATATATATAATATACCCCTACAAAGCCCGTAGCGCTGCGGCCCGGTCCGGTTGTCCGGCGGCGTCCGCTAGGTTCGCTTCGCAGGCCAGTCCTTCGGCTACGAAATAGTCCTTCAACGGTAGGGAATTGCGCATAGTCTTGCTTGGCCTTGGGGGCATGTGCCTCCAAGATCGGCGCTCAAAAATGAC
The Synergistaceae bacterium DNA segment above includes these coding regions:
- a CDS encoding nucleotidyltransferase domain-containing protein, with product MQRFDSLLRALSQIEEACALAAVFARHPEVERVILYGSRARGNRRTGSDIDLSLQGGDDLTGLVLYSIVRELDDLPLPYSFDVAIHSMIVNEALLEDIRSRGALLYERREGGFRVCGATHP